The genomic segment CACTAACTGCCACCATGCAGtccccactgctccagctggtCAGACATTTCAGAGTTTTCCCACTTTGGGCCTGGCTGTCCTTGGACAGCTCAAGTTTAAGGTTTGCATCCCATGTTATCCAAGGATACACTGGTAATTGAGCCATACCAGATACAGGCAGGCAGTCCCTTGGAAGTGAATGCACTGCAGACAAGTTGTACTGGACAAGAAACAGCTTCTCAGGAAGCTTTGTTAGATTCCCTACTCCTTCTAAAAGACTGCTTTGCAACTGGGCTCTCCAGTGTTAACACAAAGAGAGCTAGACCTGCATCACCACCCACCCTCGCGCTTTTGTTCACAAATATTTACCATTTTTCACCATGTCTGAGATCACACGGGCAAGTTCCAACAAGATGGCAGTGCCAACTCCAGccttggctgctcctggcccccAGGAGTCTCTCTGGGCTCCAAGCACAACGTACCGGTCTGTAAAGGAGACAAGATCAAGACCTGAACTGCAAGCTTCAGACTGCAAATACCATTTATGAGAGAAGCAGTTTTCAGCTTCTGTACTAGGAAGAGAGTCTGCAGCCTGATCCCTGAATCTGGCACACGGAGTGCTCTCATTAGCCTTTCCCTGGCAGCATGGTTCAGATTTCTCTCTGATGCTCAGGGGAAGGCCTTGGTTCTGCTTCCAGAGAACTGTCATCTGTCTGAGAGCAGCTGTCCCATTCCAATGACCACAGAAGAGGAAGGGCTCCTCTCATGAGTGAGCCACAATGCAGCTGCTCTTACCTGGTTCTTCAAATCCCTTGATAACACCGAAGATGTTCAGAATCTTCCTATCCACCATAACGTTGTTCACAGTCAGTTTCACTGTCATCTTGCTACTGCCGCTGACTGTCACCTTACATCCCATGATATCAGCTCTCCACTCCTCAAGGCATTTGTCTCCATCCATTTTtctgagagaaagagaagatcCTTTGAACTAGTTATCCAGCTCTGACCTCGTTTAGCTCTCGTGTGAAAAATGCACACCTGCAACTGCAGGTGTAACCTCGTTCAGGGCCTGCCTCAGAGAGAGTTTGCAGTTCTGTCTCACTAATTATGCAGGGAGGGGTAGAATGCAGAGACCAAGAGGAATCCAACACCAGATTAAGTTCAATCTTCAAGGCATGAGACACAGGACACAAGTGACTCTTCTCCAGCCAGTTCCAGAACATGCTCCCTGCcacacacagcagagagcagcagagagctctgtcTCACAGCACCACACACCATCCTCAGTCCTGGCAAGAGGCAGCACCTCAGCCAGCATGACAGCAGAAACACTTACCCAAACagtctggctgctgcttctctagAGATAGTTTGGACAGGAATTTGAGGTAGTCCAGAAGATTCCACTGGTGGGAACTGGGTGTGGTTGAAAGAAGGGAAGCCTGGGGTGAAAGGGTCTCCAGTTCCAAGGTGGGCCTGTGAAAAGCAAGAGGAGTCCTCAAGTCTCACCAAAGTCCAACAGTTTTCCTCTACACAAGGGCACTGCTGGACTGCtcgggctgcagcccccagccagaGAGGTTCTCAAGAACAACCAGGGAAACCAGTTACAAACTCACATGTGCAAAGGGGACATAGGAATCTGCCTTCCTGTCATTTGAGGGGCCCAGGTACATCAGGACACCAACTGCTCCTTCCTTTCTGGCATTTGCAACCTGCAGCAAAGACAAACATTAAGTGTACATCTGCACTGCAAGCCAGGGGAGTCCAGGCAAGAACATGGAGTAATGGTGTGAAGGTTGTGCTTCTCAGTGCCCAACTCCACAGCAGATTTTAACACAATACACAAGGCAGCTGAATCCTAGCAGTTCAGCCCTACTCCAGGCAAACCATGTCTAACATCCTTTTGAACAGTCAGGACACACCTGACTGACACACAGTGTCTATGATTCCTTCAGCTCATACTTGCTCCTTGGAGCagtttaaaatgtaatattatTTACTTTTGATTATGCTCCATCCATTTTCCCCAAGATGAGATTAGTCTCAAGACAAGCAGCCACTGGAGGCTCATCTTCACATGGAAAATGGTGGCAGAGTGGACTAGTCAGGTCCCTGTTTAACACACCTACAACCCAGCTGTGGTATGCTACTGGTACAAACACTCTTGTACAGCTAAACACCAGTCTGGAAAGTGGGAATGGGACTGAAGAACGAGTGAGCACATTTTTCAGAAGCACTTTCTGGCTCTGCCTGTCTCAGATACCTGCAGACAAGGCTGAGTCCAACTGCAAAgtgtcctgctgtgccccagcccccaCAGGAGCACCCATctgaggggcagctctgggtcaGATATGGAACAGGCTTGCATATTGAAACACCTGGATTCTTTAGCCTGCTTGGCTATTTGGTTCTGTTCTCTACAGAGGGAACACTACAGCAGCATGCTGGACACAGTACCAGCACTGCCACGTGGTCCAAGGAACAGTCAGCAAGGGCCCAAGTGACACACTGCAGCCAAACTTTGAAAGTATCTGGCTACAGCAGCAAGAGGTGTCCTGGAGGCAAGGCTGTCCTGCTTCTGGCAGCCTTATGGCTGTATCTAGTGATatgagccagctctgctcccaggctggctccagccccaccactCCAGAGGTCTGGCTGCTCCAGCTAACTGCCCGAGGCCAAGAAGAATTGCACCATGAACAGTAACAAACTCTGCTCAGCCTCAGTGTCCAGACCTGCAAGTGGAGCTTTAGTGCAAACAAGCAAGACCAGGCCTGCAGAGCAATCCTACATACACGAGTTCTACAGACCTAAAAAAGACATACCTCTGCACCTCAAAGAGTAGGAAGCATAGCTTCCTGCTGCCAAGTCTagccaggctctggggcagaCCCTGCTTACCTTCTCAGCAAGGGttatttttccagctctgaagaTGATTATAGCTCCATTCATTGATACACCCAAATTTCGTATCTTCTGAAAATCTTCTTTCCGTCCATAGTTCACATAGATGGGTTTGCCCTGCAACAGAAAACTGGTTATGGATGCAGCAGTCCTAAGTCAGTAAGATACCTGAAACAGCCTACAGAGTCACTGTAACAGTGACTCCTGTTAACAGCAGGGAGCTGAAGCTCAGAAATGTAAACTGATCCAGTGCAAGATGCCGCTGTTGGAGCAGCGCTTCTGCCAAGGTTCCTGTCTGGATTCCAGCAGGGAAGTTTAAAGTTACTCCTGCATCTTGCTGCAGTAAGAATACTATGTGGGCCCATTCCTCTCTCCCACTCTGACCACCCTGGCCAGCTCTCTTAACTGGGGAGGGCTTTATACACTCCCTGTCTtaaagggatttattttttaagcgTACAGACATTTCCAGGATTCTTCTGGAGTCACTTACAGTAACTGTGCCACTCTTGCTGTATGCCACATATGCATCAGGACTCTCCAACTCTTCTTCTTGACCATCTTCTATAATGAACACttggttcctgctgctgttaaATGTAGAGAGACAGCATTAAACTCTTTCACACAAGAATTGAATTAGCTCAGTATTGTGAGTTAGTATTCTGACTGTATTCAGTCTTTGCTCTAACAATTCTGATCAAGTCAATGGAGCCTGAAACAGACAGACTCATCCCAGCAAATATGTTCGATGGAAAAATCTCTGGAGTTGGTCAGAGACATTAATGAAGGCTCATTTCTAAGACTAGTAGCAGAAAGAATATCTGCTTCCAAGTCTCTCAGTCACCTCCTAAGAGAAGCTGAGCAAACTAATTTCCCCTGATAAATAGGGGAAGTAAGACACGAGGATGTGAGCTGTCAGACAACACAATGCCTGTTGACACCCTCCTGAGCTACTGGAGAAGCCACTGCCAGGTGTGCAGACAGAGTGTCTGGGTGACAAGACAGAGTCATCTGTGCCAGCAGTTTTAGACACAGGGAATCTGCCTTTCAGCTGAGTTTTCActcaattttgttttctctccactTCCTAAGCATACTTGGAGGAAACAGCTCCCCCCAGAAGTGCTGCTTCCAGACCCTCTGGATTTAGAAAGCCTGAGAAGGGGCAGGAGCAGTTATTGCTTTGCTAGATTGAGGTTAACTTTGCAGAATGGTAACTTGCTCACAATTTTCACATCATTTTAAGCATAAATCACACATTTTCTCAAGACTACAGGTATCCATGTACATGTATCCAGGTGCTATATGGATGAGATGTGCACCTCTTCTTTCACATACCTGCCTTTATCCTGCAGCCTAACATAGTGCTCATCGTTCCACACGTCATCCATGCGGAAGCTGGTGAACTGGTCATGAACATGGCTGGCAGTGCTCTCATCTTCAGCTTTGCCAGCTTCAAAAGAATTCTTACCTTCTCTTTGCCTGTAGGTAACAGATACACATATAGCTTAGACTACAGCACCAGGCTGCACTGCAGCCTGCAAAGCCATTTAAGCCTGAGTTTAAAACACGCCACCTTACATAAGGCCCTTGCTCTCCAAATGAGCTCAAGTTCTGCTCACAGGCTGTGCCCCTCTCAAAGCTCTAGATAAACCTTCTGGAACTCTTACCTCAGGTTGGCCTCAAGATGTGCAGTTGACAGTTTAGATgacaacatttttcttaattcagGCCAGTATAAGATGCGTGGTCCAGGaacctcttcttcctctgttcCATCATCTGAGAAGTAAGATGCAGTAGGAGTCATCTCGCAGTTGCCACTTCCATCCAGACACCTGTTAACCCTCTGCATGCGTCCACGATAACTCAGGTAGCCGATCAGAAACCCTGTGGACAGAACAGGTATttctttgtgctgcagaaagaTGACTGAACCCCACCACACAGCTTCAGAGTTGAGATACACCTCTGCTCTCACTATTTTTGATGAGCTGGCTTACCCAAGGACAGACAAATATGCAGCCTGACATTTTGCCTGAGCTGGCATGTTTTAAGGGGCACTGTAAATCTGATCTTGCACTTGGCAGAGTCTCTCCAGCACcacttggaaaggaaaatattctctttAGGCCAATGGCATTGTTAAAACCTTAAAAGACAAGTACCAAAGGCTTTACTCATGTGTAATGGAGGGAAAACCAAAACTTCGACGTGGACCAGTCTTCCCTTCAGCTAAGTCATAGCTCTCCACAATCAAACTCCACAATTCTTTGTGCCAGTGCTGTACCATAAATCTGATCTAGACATACTTAGTGACAAGAGGCTGTAGCCTGGATCCCAGTTGTTGAATTATCTCCGAAACCAATACAGATTGGAATTTAATAACCTCAGATTACATTCAACACCGGAGTCCACTTCATGCAGTTGCCTCCCACCCTTCCTTACCAATCAAAAGGAGGAGGGCAGCTGCCATGATTACAAAGCAGAGGTTCTTGCCATTCCTCCGTGGAGGAGGCATGCTGGCATGCAGGTGCTCTGGTCTCCCaatttcccctccttcctcctcatcaGCAGCCAGGTTCATCTCCACGTGGCTGTTGTCTCCGTCCGTTTGCCGGGCAATGCTGAAGCGTGTGTATGATGTTGGCTCGCCGCTGAACTGTGAGGAACAGCAGTCAGGAGATGGAAGAGTTGGCTACCCCAGCTACAGTCCTTGCAGTCCCCTGCACCTGTGCTCCAACCCAAACACTGCTGGtccatctgcagctgctccagtgcagccAGTGTTTGGGCTGTCAGTAAGTCAAGATGGATGCTTTAAACACAGTTAAGACTCAAATGCACTCAGGGTCTCCAGAGTCTATTTAGATTCCATTTACCCTGCACAAGTTTGGAGCCAAACTGATCAGTCTAGCCTGGAGTCTTACAGATATGAAGCACACAATGGCATCAGCATTTCCCATGTGACCCCATGGCTGAGGCTGATTCAAGCAGAAACTCCTGGTTTCAATCAGCAGAAGCACAGATCAGCTTGACTGTGTACAATATACACTTTGATGAACACAGAGGAAACAGAAAGCAACTGTTCATGGGCCTTTGAGCCACATCCACTTTGATGTAAATACTCTCATCCAGCACCTGGATAATTTCGTATTAAACTGCCCTATGGCTACCCTTAAATTACACTATTACACACATGGTAGGATTACAAAGCAGCTAGGCTGAAGAGAGATGACCTTGGGCATTATGCTAGCTAACATGAAAGCTGAGGCTCCACCTCTTGCACCCACCAACAACTGGCACTGTTTGACAGGTTTTTACCAGTGCCCAAGCAGAGCTTTTAGTCTGGAGCCCACTTTTCTAAACAGGTGcaaggcacagcccagcctcccACAGAACAGCAGCCCAtgcacagggcagctgctcaGATTAACTCAATTCCAGGCATAGCCAGGCACTGGCAGAACCACTCCTCTTCCATTAGAGATGCTGAGATTGCCTGCAGCCATGGTTCAGCTGGGGAGTAGAGTGAGATTGGCAAAAAGGCCAAAGGAATAGCTTTGGGAGCAGCACTTTCCTTTGTACTGGAGAAGCACCTGGTAACAAGCACCCAAGCCCTGTTACAACCTGAGCAGCTCATCCACAGTTCTCAGCTCCCTCTCAAACTGTATATCAGAGCTGGAAGTGAAGACACCAGATATCTGCTTCCTTGGGCAAAAGAAACCAATGTCATTTCAGACTTGCAGTTCTACTCTGACCCACACTACCCACAATGAAGTGGTTGCCTGCTCATATTTTGGAAAGGGCAACACTGCAGTCTGTCCTAACActctccccagctcagctgctccacagcTTAGCTTCCCTCACACCTGAGGCATGTCCTCACACAGAGGACATGCCCCAACCCTACGTATCTTTCATTCTTGTTCGGAGACCAAACCACCACACTCTCAGTTCTAGCCTTGGGTCATTTCACAATCCAAGCTCTCTAGGACCAGCAGGCTTGGCTGAACAAGTTCCTGCACATTTGTTTCAAGCACAGGTTGCTTTCAAAAGCTGGACTTGTGGTTGAATTCCCACCCCCCCAAGTAACAATAGAACACATGTTGATTGTCCCAGTAGGCATTTGAATGGCTTCCTCAGCAGCACTTCCTTCTGCAACTTTATTCAAGGTCTGCCCCCCCTTTCTTAACAGCCCTCAGAGACCCAAAACACGATAGCAGCTAACGATAAACCCACCAGCATGAACTGCTTGAGCCACTTCCTTATCATGGCCAGCTACTTGCAGTGACATTTGGCTCACcacccacacagcagcagcacctaaCGCTGGTTTGGATTTATCTTCTCCAATACTGAGAAGtagtgatatttttttaaataaatatagcTCCCTACTTATCAAATATCTTTCATACAGTTCCATCAACACAGCCACCTGTTGCAGAGTTTAGCTATACTCAATTCTACAACTCATGTATATTCAAACAGACAATGAACTACAtggaaaaatatagaaataatattaTGTATATTATTATAGTAacatattatatgtatatacacatataatCTCATACACAGATGTTGTTGAATCTTTCTTCTGCAGTATCATCAGCCCACCATGAGACAAACAGCATTGGGGTACCATGTCTTACCAAGTTAGAGATTGCTGCTCTGGCATGATCCATTGCCTTCTGGACAAATGCAAACCAACTTCACCAAAGCCCTAGAAGTTCAGAATACAACAAGGTTAGGCTGTTCCCTTGCCACTACATTGCACACCTGGGATCAGTTACTGCCACTAGTGCACTGCCTGCCCATGGATTTTCTGTGCATACTTCCACCCAAGTTCACTATATTAGTGAAACTGAATGAACCTTGAATGCAACCTAGAAGTTCCCATGGCAATGATCAGCTCCAATCAACTCTTTCTGTTGAACTTTGGGTATACTGACAGGCATACAAACGAGGAATACAGTCTCCAATGGCTAAGTTGAGCCAAGGGTCTTATTAATGGTGAGGACACCTCCATTTAGGGAGTGCTGGCAAGAGGCATTTACTCAACTGCCACCATGGACCCCAGATATCTAAGGgtcctgggctctgtcccaAAGACAGGAAGAgtccagctggaaaagagaagtCACATAAGGCCATAAGGCAAAGAAGCACAAACTCCAATCCCGACAAAACACTTCTAATATGAACATCGTTCCTAGACAGCTATGTTCTCTACTTTGTGAAGGCAATTTCTGTCTTGAAAAGTCTCTGAAAATCACTAAGAGCATCttcccaaaataatttcagcaactttaaaaattctaaGTTCTCTGCAAACAGCAAACGTATCTGAAAGGTAAACTGAAACTGATTTACTTCTCCATATCTCCCTGAAAAAGGTTTGCCATTTAGCGAGTGACCAGACAGGGGCTGAGGTTGGGAGCAAGCAACCGGAATATGCCCTCAAGCGCCACTGCGAATAGGTGCTCTGGTCCTCAGGTGCACGTGGATTAGCTCTACACCTGGGAGCTCTGCAAGGTTTTATTTGGAGATCAAAGGTTAACAGTGGCCATTGCTTATTTCACCTTTTATTTAGGGCAAGAACACGTGGAGGTGAAACTCCGACATATTAGAGAAGCCTCCCCCAAGCGACAACCTGAGGCCGCAGGCTCCCACCAGGGCACGAGTGGGCTGAGTATGTGGAGGGGCTGCTAAAAGGAAACCCGGGAAGAGGCAGGGAAGCACAAAGGGCCTGCGGGCACCGCACCTGGCAGGGATGCTGGCCGGGTGCGCGATGCCTCCCCGAGCCCCTCCAGCCAGGCCCCGATCTTTCAGAAATACAGCAACGAGAAGAAAAAGAGCGAAAAGCGAGCACGTTTGAGCAGCCACCCCGCGGGGCTGGGCGGCTCCGGTGCCgccagcagggcccagctgcGGGCAGCCCGATAAGCGGCGCGGCGATAGGCGGGCGGCCCCGGGCACGTCTACCCCGTGCCCGCCGAGCGGGCTCGTCAAGGTCGCGGGCTCTGCCGCATGCGGCGCGGCCCCCGGCGCCAACAGGGC from the Camarhynchus parvulus chromosome 9, STF_HiC, whole genome shotgun sequence genome contains:
- the TFRC gene encoding transferrin receptor protein 1, with translation MDHARAAISNLFSGEPTSYTRFSIARQTDGDNSHVEMNLAADEEEGGEIGRPEHLHASMPPPRRNGKNLCFVIMAAALLLLIGFLIGYLSYRGRMQRVNRCLDGSGNCEMTPTASYFSDDGTEEEEVPGPRILYWPELRKMLSSKLSTAHLEANLRQREGKNSFEAGKAEDESTASHVHDQFTSFRMDDVWNDEHYVRLQDKGSSRNQVFIIEDGQEEELESPDAYVAYSKSGTVTGKPIYVNYGRKEDFQKIRNLGVSMNGAIIIFRAGKITLAEKVANARKEGAVGVLMYLGPSNDRKADSYVPFAHAHLGTGDPFTPGFPSFNHTQFPPVESSGLPQIPVQTISREAAARLFGKMDGDKCLEEWRADIMGCKVTVSGSSKMTVKLTVNNVMVDRKILNIFGVIKGFEEPDRYVVLGAQRDSWGPGAAKAGVGTAILLELARVISDMVKNDDYKPRRSIIFASWSAGEYGAVGATEWLEGYSTTLHAKAFTYINLDTAVLGSTDIKISASPLLYSLLETTMKRVKDPANDSRFLDSRFGGDWIKKVIPLDLDNAAFPFLAYSGIPVVSFGFYDEGDEYAFLGTTEDTLANLKRKTVNLYPLMRTAAEVAGQIALRMTHDHELFLDFDRYSDELLSFQEKLWHFNGDVKELGLTLNWLYFARGDFQRAADALRRDIENSDRENRIVRRALNDRMMKVEYDFLSPYLSPKDAPFRHIFFGRGSHTLKSLLENLEQLAANKTSVDVNELKEQMALATWTIKGAANALVGDIWNTDNEI